In the genome of Oscarella lobularis chromosome 1, ooOscLobu1.1, whole genome shotgun sequence, one region contains:
- the LOC136188575 gene encoding neural cell adhesion molecule 1-like, translating into MLRESTPVIQCSSIRSGRRFFLVREIVVATSSNQVFHWAASKDLQPEIGIELDVPGDRKYLISGDSVDNFLYCIVSDVPMDKILLCLASLSGKFFEVNEATDSRYNFDCHGTAANARCGYSVSKVKREDAGIYKCTEHSCDGLVHSTLYVPVYKFPLIDHVTASTDDGTVQEGQPFSLTCAVNKPTEGTAGLSMEWRHNTATVKSQKGLSNFSYNVQNASSTDSGNYSCTILNGTEIDTSSASVDVTFAHIITFFSRAFDRRLYPRKDGVVYVNTGENVTIECVAEGNPVPDVSVFYNDKEVPIIKMSAGRTITVLRNITRAEGKQDNGVYSCVADNSVNPNASKSIDLFVYKTAVITFFDLVNDSMNSTGCRNVTAGEQQTLECKAEGEPSPVVVILNEKGQEIANSSCNASYSFFVPEEMNKTAYECRAMCSVLNSTAKSTLCVSLSSSSPPPLSSSFPEWAVILMAVVGSLAFIMLCIFLFYTYLKRRSRLDPTLTESDETERLRESLPQSKTDKDNRNTKKKTSFQLIYELVCC; encoded by the exons ATGCTAAGAGAGAGTACACCAGTCATCCAGTGTAGCTCAATACGCAGTGGTCGCCG CTTCTTCCTAGtgcgcgaaatcgtcgttgcaacgtcgtcgaatcagG TTTTCCACTGGGCTGCGTCCAAGGATCTCCAGCCTGAAATTGGTATCGAACTTGACGTACCAGGAGATCGTAAATATCTCATCTCTGGAGATTCTGTTGATAATTTCCTATATTGCATTGTTTCGGACGTTCCCATGGATAAAATTTTACTCTGTCTTGCCTCTCTCTCcggaaaattttttgaagtcAATGAAGCAACGGATTCACGCTACAACTTCGATTGTCACGGAACAGCAGCAAACGCCAGGTGTGGCTACAGCGTTTCGAAAGTGAAACGTGAAGATGCTGGCATTTACAAATGTACTGAGCACAGCTGTGATGGCCTTGTACACAGCACTCTCTACGTTCCTGTCTATA AATTTCCTCTCATTGATCACGTCACCGCATCCACCGATGACGGAACGGTTCAGGAGGGACAGCCCTTTTCCCTTACTTGCGCCGTTAATAAGCCCACTGAGGGAACTGCCGGTTTGTCAATGGAGTGGAGGCACAACACGGCGACGGTCAAGTCACAAAAAGGATTATCTAACTTTAGCTACAACGTTCAGAACGCAAGTAGCACCGATTCTGGGAATTACTCCTGTACTATACTCAACGGCACTGAAATAGACACGTCTTCTGCATCTGTTGATGTGACAT TCGCTCATATTattacgtttttttctcgcgcttTTGACCGACGCTTGTATCCCAGAAAAGACGGCGTTGTCTACGTGAATACGGGTGAAAATGTCACTATTGAATGCGTGGCCGAAGGAAACCCCGTTCCTGACGTCTCTGTCTTTTATAACGATAAAGAAGTGCCGATAATAAAAATGTCAGCAGGTCGGACGATAACAGTTTTACGAAATATTACCCGAGCTGAAGGAAAGCAAGACAACGGCGTCTACAGTTGCGTAGCGGATAACAGTGTAAATCCTAACGCTTCGAAGAGCATTGACCTTTTTGTATACA AAACTGCAGTCATAACGTTTTTTGACTTGGTTAATGACTCGATGAACTCGACGGGCTGCAGAAATGTAACCGCTGGAGAACAGCAGACACTTGAGTGCAAAGCTGAAGGAGAGCCATCTCCAGTTGTTGTTATTCTAAATGAAAAAGGACAGGAAATTGCAAATTCTTCGTGCAACGCTTCGTATTCATTTTTCGTCCCAGAAGAAATGAATAAGACCGCTTATGAATGCAGAGCGATGTGTTCTGTTCTCAACAGCACAGCGAAATCTACTCTTTGTGtttcattatcatcatcatcaccaccGCCATTAAGTTCATCGTTTCCGG AGTGGGCTGTAATTTTAATGGCCGTCGTAGGGTCGCTTGCTTTTATTATGCTTTGTATCTTTCTGTTTTATACGTACTTGAAAAGGCGTTCTCGCTTGGATCCTACGCTAACGGAATCAGATGAGACGGAACGACTTCGAGAATCACTGCCGCAAAGCAAGACCGATAAGGACAATAGgaacacaaagaaaaagacgtcttttcaattaatttatgaACTAGTTTGCTGTTGA